One region of Haloprofundus salilacus genomic DNA includes:
- a CDS encoding M20 family metallopeptidase, whose amino-acid sequence MDVNETAVVELTRTLVGCPSPNPPGGEAAVVDALVEYLDESPVDWSLERDEIEPGRPNLVARAGDPERGRVLLAGHTDVVPANADNWTGDPYELRRRNDRPDGDRLVGRGVADMKGALAAKVVAAEAFLTNHDDPGEVVLGFAIDEERGGPGTERIVDAIGGTGAVDAAVVGEPTDLHVAVAQYGALDWEVTAYGRESHSGRPDRGINAIDGLRCALNGVAELTSEVAAEEHPILEPGPTISVTQIEGGTAPHVVPGEARATVSWRTLPDGPDPAAYDERVKRAVDSGLTDAPPVEIEVRRTMTVDAAAVDADHPLVRRTVAAARDVGVESEIVGFNAGSDTRFLIPRGIPAVLFGPGSIEDDAHTVDESVAVADLVVTARVYEHLLERYLSPRREA is encoded by the coding sequence ATGGACGTGAACGAAACCGCGGTCGTGGAGCTGACTCGGACGCTCGTCGGCTGTCCCTCCCCGAACCCTCCGGGAGGCGAGGCCGCCGTCGTCGACGCGCTCGTCGAGTATCTCGACGAGAGTCCCGTCGACTGGTCGCTCGAACGCGACGAAATCGAACCGGGCAGACCGAACCTCGTTGCTCGCGCTGGCGACCCCGAGCGCGGTCGCGTGCTCCTGGCCGGCCACACCGACGTGGTCCCGGCCAACGCCGACAACTGGACCGGCGACCCCTACGAACTCCGGCGCCGAAACGACCGGCCCGACGGCGACCGCCTCGTCGGCCGCGGGGTCGCAGACATGAAAGGTGCGCTCGCCGCCAAAGTCGTCGCCGCGGAGGCGTTTCTGACGAACCACGACGACCCCGGCGAGGTCGTCTTGGGCTTCGCCATCGACGAGGAGCGCGGCGGTCCCGGTACCGAACGGATCGTCGACGCTATCGGCGGCACCGGCGCCGTCGACGCCGCGGTCGTCGGCGAACCGACCGACCTCCACGTCGCCGTCGCGCAGTACGGCGCGCTCGACTGGGAGGTGACGGCGTACGGCCGCGAGAGCCACTCCGGGCGGCCGGACCGCGGCATCAACGCCATCGACGGGCTCCGGTGCGCGCTGAACGGCGTCGCCGAGCTCACGAGCGAGGTCGCCGCCGAAGAGCACCCGATTCTCGAACCCGGCCCGACCATCTCCGTCACCCAGATCGAGGGCGGGACGGCCCCGCACGTCGTCCCCGGCGAGGCCCGCGCGACCGTCTCGTGGCGGACGCTCCCCGACGGTCCCGACCCTGCGGCGTACGACGAGCGAGTGAAACGCGCCGTCGACTCCGGTCTCACGGACGCGCCGCCCGTCGAGATCGAGGTCCGGCGGACGATGACCGTCGACGCCGCGGCCGTCGACGCCGACCACCCCCTCGTCCGACGGACGGTCGCCGCCGCTCGCGACGTCGGTGTCGAGAGCGAAATCGTCGGATTCAACGCTGGTAGCGACACCCGGTTTCTCATCCCCCGCGGCATCCCCGCGGTGCTGTTCGGTCCCGGATCCATCGAGGACGACGCCCACACCGTCGACGAGTCCGTCGCCGTCGCCGACCTCGTCGTGACCGCCCGCGTCTACGAGCACCTTCTGGAGCGGTATCTGTCGCCCCGAAGGGAGGCGTAG
- the ilvA gene encoding threonine ammonia-lyase yields MTEPLVTLEDVEAAAERLGGVVKRTPVDTSRTFAERCGADSVHLKLESLQRTGSFKIRGASNRIAQLDDDELEHGIVAASGGNHAQGVASAAHAHGADATIVMPEVTPMAKIEATRGYGAEVVVHGEVYQESYERAIAIAEERGATFVHPFNDRAVIAGQGTVGLEMVEAVPDVDTVVVAIGGGGLVSGIATAVKARTDARVVGVQTEGCAHMSESLESGEVYERDSIDTITEGIAASRTEEYTFRHVREHVDEVVNVTDGDVTAAMALLAERAKLVTESAGAVALAALLGDYLDVEGETVAVPVCGANIDLTQFADYAKIGLAQLSRYRTIRLTVDDWPGALGSVAAAVEETGATVDEISRLPPRSGLDPAKTELGVSVEGSGPDHLERVAAALDERSDVNLVD; encoded by the coding sequence ATGACCGAACCCCTCGTCACACTGGAAGACGTCGAAGCGGCCGCAGAGCGCCTCGGCGGCGTCGTCAAGCGGACGCCCGTCGACACCTCGCGCACGTTCGCCGAACGGTGCGGTGCTGACAGCGTCCACCTGAAACTCGAATCGCTCCAGCGTACCGGATCGTTCAAGATTCGCGGCGCCTCCAACCGCATCGCGCAACTCGACGACGACGAGTTGGAGCACGGCATCGTCGCGGCCAGCGGCGGCAACCACGCCCAGGGCGTCGCGTCGGCGGCGCACGCGCACGGGGCGGACGCGACCATCGTGATGCCCGAAGTGACGCCGATGGCGAAGATCGAGGCAACGCGGGGCTACGGCGCGGAAGTCGTCGTCCACGGCGAGGTGTACCAGGAGTCCTACGAGCGAGCCATCGCCATCGCCGAGGAGCGGGGCGCGACGTTCGTCCACCCGTTCAACGACCGCGCGGTCATCGCCGGGCAGGGAACCGTCGGCTTGGAGATGGTCGAGGCGGTGCCCGACGTCGACACCGTCGTCGTCGCCATCGGCGGCGGCGGTCTCGTCTCCGGCATCGCGACTGCCGTGAAAGCCCGCACCGACGCGCGCGTCGTCGGGGTCCAGACCGAGGGGTGCGCCCACATGAGCGAATCGCTGGAAAGCGGCGAGGTGTACGAGCGCGACTCCATCGACACCATTACCGAGGGTATCGCCGCCAGTCGGACCGAGGAGTACACGTTCCGGCACGTCCGCGAGCACGTCGACGAGGTCGTAAATGTCACCGATGGCGACGTGACGGCGGCGATGGCGCTTCTGGCGGAACGAGCGAAACTCGTCACCGAGTCCGCCGGCGCCGTCGCCCTCGCCGCGCTTCTGGGCGACTACCTCGATGTAGAGGGCGAGACGGTAGCGGTACCGGTCTGCGGGGCGAACATCGACCTCACGCAGTTCGCCGACTACGCGAAGATCGGACTCGCGCAGTTGAGTCGCTACCGAACCATTCGACTGACCGTCGACGACTGGCCGGGGGCGCTGGGTTCGGTCGCCGCGGCCGTCGAAGAGACGGGTGCGACCGTCGACGAGATCTCGCGCCTGCCGCCGCGTTCGGGTCTCGACCCCGCGAAAACCGAACTCGGCGTCAGCGTCGAGGGGAGCGGTCCGGACCACCTCGAACGGGTGGCGGCGGCGTTGGACGAGCGCTCCGACGTCAATCTCGTCGACTAA
- the gcvT gene encoding glycine cleavage system aminomethyltransferase GcvT: MAHRKPPLRKVHADRGAKFTGFGGWEMPVEFDSIRAEHAAVRDSAGIFDVSHMSEIEVSGPDATDLMQRLTTNDVTALDPGDSQYACITDESGVILDDTVVYALPDELDGSDASDSAYLFIPNAGHDEQMYERWTTHRDEWGLDATVKDQTEQWAMFAVQGPDAAGLVADAMDADVIDLSRFEATYADVAGAGCLVARTGYTGEDGFEVLCPWDTAESVWAAFDCQPCGLGARDTLRIEMGFLLSGEDFDPETEPRNPYEAGVPFTVKLDTEFVGHDALERAKGEGVDEQFVGLKLDERGIARHGYELRDENGAKIGHVTSGTMSPTLGEAIALGYVDTDYAEPGTRVRVVVRGDEKRARIVNTPFLEDK, translated from the coding sequence ATGGCCCATCGGAAGCCGCCACTGCGGAAAGTTCACGCCGACCGCGGGGCGAAGTTCACCGGGTTCGGCGGATGGGAGATGCCGGTGGAGTTCGACTCCATCCGCGCCGAACACGCCGCGGTTCGCGACTCGGCGGGCATCTTCGACGTCTCGCACATGAGCGAGATCGAGGTGTCCGGGCCGGACGCGACCGATCTGATGCAGCGACTCACGACCAACGACGTGACGGCGCTCGACCCGGGTGACTCGCAGTACGCCTGCATCACCGACGAGTCGGGCGTCATCCTCGACGACACCGTCGTCTACGCGCTGCCCGACGAGTTGGACGGCTCCGACGCGTCGGACTCGGCGTACCTGTTCATCCCGAACGCGGGCCACGACGAGCAGATGTACGAGCGGTGGACGACCCACCGCGACGAGTGGGGACTTGACGCCACCGTCAAGGACCAGACCGAACAGTGGGCGATGTTTGCGGTCCAGGGCCCCGACGCGGCCGGCCTCGTCGCCGACGCAATGGACGCTGACGTGATCGACCTCTCGCGGTTCGAGGCGACGTACGCCGACGTTGCAGGCGCAGGGTGTCTCGTCGCACGCACGGGTTACACCGGCGAAGACGGCTTCGAGGTGCTCTGTCCGTGGGACACCGCCGAATCCGTCTGGGCAGCGTTCGACTGCCAACCCTGCGGCCTCGGCGCGCGCGACACGCTCCGCATTGAGATGGGCTTCCTGCTCTCGGGCGAGGATTTCGACCCCGAGACCGAACCGCGGAATCCCTACGAGGCGGGCGTCCCGTTCACCGTCAAACTCGACACCGAGTTCGTCGGCCACGATGCGCTCGAACGCGCGAAGGGGGAGGGCGTCGATGAGCAGTTCGTCGGCCTGAAACTCGACGAACGCGGCATCGCCCGCCACGGCTACGAGCTCCGCGACGAAAATGGAGCAAAAATCGGCCACGTGACCAGCGGGACGATGAGTCCGACGCTCGGAGAAGCTATCGCGCTGGGCTACGTCGATACCGACTACGCGGAACCGGGCACGCGCGTCCGGGTCGTCGTTCGCGGCGACGAAAAGCGCGCACGAATCGTGAACACACCGTTTCTGGAGGACAAATAG
- the gcvH gene encoding glycine cleavage system protein GcvH has translation MFEVPDDLRYVESHEWTSTDDVARIGITDFAQDELGDVVFVELPDEGDELAKGEEFGVVESIKAVSDLYAPISGTVVGVNEALFDQPELVNDDPYAEGWMLEVEPADEAEFDELLTAEEYREQTE, from the coding sequence ATGTTCGAAGTACCTGACGACTTGCGGTACGTGGAATCGCACGAGTGGACGAGCACCGACGACGTGGCGCGAATCGGCATCACCGACTTCGCCCAGGACGAACTCGGCGACGTGGTGTTCGTCGAACTCCCCGACGAGGGCGACGAACTCGCGAAGGGCGAGGAGTTCGGCGTCGTCGAGAGCATCAAGGCGGTGTCGGACCTGTACGCGCCCATCTCGGGCACCGTCGTCGGCGTCAACGAGGCGTTGTTCGACCAACCGGAACTCGTCAACGACGATCCCTACGCGGAGGGGTGGATGCTCGAAGTCGAACCGGCGGACGAGGCCGAGTTCGACGAACTACTGACGGCAGAGGAGTACCGCGAGCAGACCGAATGA
- the gcvPA gene encoding aminomethyl-transferring glycine dehydrogenase subunit GcvPA — MTSERGSPYAPHADAETVAMLDAIGVDDVEALFDIPEGVRFDGEFGIEPRSEQALRRELSALFAKNDDLTEFMGRGHYDHYVPSIVDNLSQRAEFLTSYTQYQPEITQGFLQALFEYQSMLVELTGLPVANCSMYDSATALAEAARLANRVRQVSGTRVLVPEFLRSGKRGVLDNYLAGTEMTVETYPMDDGNVDVGALSELVDDETAMIYAENPTVRGSIEERLADVGELASENDALFCLGTDLVALALLEEPASVGADVVVGEAGVLGLPSAYGMGLGLFATREEYLRQVPGRLVGVSEDAADKRAYTLTLQTREQHIRRERATSNICTNQAWVALRAAIHLAWLGPSGLVDLAEDCVRDAADLAERLDALLGLQAPVHDRYHFREFVVRCDQPAAAIAGDLESEGFAVHVVGEHLLQVCITDANAHDADGLVAAFEEVL; from the coding sequence ATGACGTCAGAACGAGGCAGCCCTTACGCACCGCACGCCGACGCGGAGACGGTCGCCATGCTCGACGCTATCGGCGTCGACGACGTGGAGGCGCTGTTCGATATCCCGGAGGGCGTCCGTTTCGACGGCGAGTTCGGCATCGAACCGCGGAGCGAGCAGGCGCTCCGGCGAGAGTTGTCGGCGCTTTTCGCGAAGAACGACGACCTCACCGAGTTCATGGGGCGCGGTCACTACGACCACTACGTCCCCTCCATCGTCGACAACCTTTCCCAGCGCGCGGAGTTCCTGACGAGTTACACTCAGTACCAACCCGAGATTACGCAGGGGTTCCTGCAGGCGCTGTTCGAGTACCAGTCGATGCTGGTCGAACTCACCGGGCTTCCGGTGGCGAACTGCTCGATGTACGACTCGGCGACAGCGCTCGCGGAGGCAGCCCGTCTCGCAAACCGGGTTCGACAGGTCAGCGGCACGCGGGTGCTCGTCCCCGAGTTCCTGCGCTCGGGCAAGCGCGGCGTGCTCGACAACTACCTCGCCGGAACCGAGATGACCGTCGAAACGTACCCAATGGACGACGGCAACGTCGACGTCGGGGCACTCTCCGAACTCGTCGACGACGAGACGGCGATGATCTATGCGGAAAACCCGACGGTTCGCGGGAGTATCGAGGAACGACTCGCCGACGTCGGCGAACTCGCATCGGAGAACGACGCGCTGTTCTGTCTCGGCACGGACCTCGTCGCGCTCGCGCTCCTCGAAGAGCCAGCGAGCGTCGGCGCGGACGTTGTCGTCGGCGAAGCCGGCGTGCTCGGTCTCCCGTCGGCGTACGGCATGGGTCTCGGCCTGTTCGCCACGCGCGAGGAGTATCTCCGACAGGTTCCCGGTCGTCTCGTCGGCGTAAGCGAGGACGCCGCCGACAAGCGGGCGTATACGCTGACGCTGCAGACGCGCGAACAGCACATCCGGCGGGAGCGCGCCACGAGCAACATCTGCACGAATCAGGCGTGGGTAGCGCTTCGGGCTGCCATCCATCTCGCGTGGCTCGGCCCATCGGGACTCGTCGACCTCGCTGAAGACTGCGTCCGCGACGCGGCCGACCTCGCCGAGCGCCTCGATGCGCTCCTGGGACTACAGGCTCCGGTGCACGACCGATATCACTTCCGTGAGTTCGTCGTCCGCTGCGACCAACCGGCGGCGGCTATCGCCGGCGATCTCGAATCCGAAGGGTTCGCGGTCCACGTCGTCGGCGAGCACCTGCTGCAGGTGTGTATCACCGACGCGAACGCCCACGACGCCGACGGTCTCGTCGCCGCTTTCGAGGAGGTACTCTGA
- the gcvPB gene encoding aminomethyl-transferring glycine dehydrogenase subunit GcvPB, whose product MIYDQARYVENGQYEPLLSEKETTEVEVGGDDSPLPDDLTRDSVELPDLSEPELARHYTRLSQMNWSIDSGPYPLGSCTMKYNPKFTEDVAADPNGAVHPDRSARSVQGTLKLLHGLQEYLAKIGGMDAVTLQPPAGAAGEFAGILVAKAYHEANGDDRNEVIIPASAHGTNFASAAMAGYDVVELPSDEDGRVDVEALEAAVGDDTAALMLTNPNTVGLFERDIEQIAETVHEAGGLLYYDGANLNALLGRARPGDMGFDIMHYNVHKTFATPHGGGGPGAGPVGVVDELAEFLPSPRVRERSSRSGYELFDPERSVGKVHGFHGNWLVLVKAYAYIARLGDEGLLDASAKAVLNANYLGSQVEFDIPYGPFHHEFAATSGEKDAANVAKRMLDYGVHPPTTKWPEMVPEAMLTEPTEIESKKSLDDLAAAFNAAAGDDEETLADAPSRTTARRIDQVSAARNPQLSWRALDDESDDDA is encoded by the coding sequence ATGATCTACGACCAAGCCAGATACGTCGAGAACGGCCAGTACGAACCGCTGCTGTCGGAGAAGGAGACGACCGAAGTGGAGGTCGGCGGCGACGACTCGCCGCTGCCGGACGACCTGACCCGCGACTCGGTCGAGTTGCCCGACCTCTCGGAACCCGAGTTGGCGCGGCACTACACCCGGCTCTCGCAGATGAACTGGAGCATCGACAGCGGGCCGTACCCGCTCGGCTCCTGTACGATGAAGTACAACCCGAAGTTCACAGAGGACGTGGCCGCCGACCCCAACGGCGCAGTCCACCCCGACCGCTCCGCGAGGAGCGTCCAGGGCACTCTCAAACTGCTCCACGGGCTGCAGGAGTATCTCGCGAAAATCGGCGGCATGGACGCCGTGACGCTCCAGCCCCCGGCGGGCGCCGCCGGCGAGTTCGCGGGTATCCTCGTCGCGAAGGCGTACCACGAGGCCAACGGCGACGACAGAAACGAGGTTATTATCCCCGCGAGCGCCCACGGCACAAACTTCGCCAGCGCGGCGATGGCCGGCTACGACGTAGTCGAACTCCCCTCCGACGAGGACGGCCGCGTCGACGTTGAGGCACTCGAAGCCGCGGTCGGCGACGACACCGCGGCGCTGATGCTGACGAACCCGAACACGGTCGGACTGTTCGAGCGCGACATCGAACAGATCGCCGAGACGGTCCACGAGGCGGGCGGCCTGCTCTACTACGACGGCGCGAACCTCAACGCGTTGTTGGGCCGCGCTCGGCCGGGCGACATGGGCTTCGACATCATGCACTACAACGTCCACAAGACGTTCGCCACCCCGCACGGCGGCGGCGGTCCGGGCGCGGGTCCGGTCGGCGTCGTCGACGAACTCGCCGAGTTCCTCCCGAGCCCGCGCGTCCGCGAGCGGTCCTCCCGGTCCGGCTACGAACTGTTCGATCCCGAGCGGTCGGTCGGCAAGGTCCACGGGTTCCACGGCAACTGGCTCGTGCTCGTGAAGGCGTACGCGTACATCGCGCGCCTCGGCGACGAGGGGCTGCTCGACGCGAGCGCCAAAGCCGTGCTGAACGCCAACTACCTCGGCTCGCAGGTGGAGTTCGACATCCCGTACGGTCCGTTCCACCACGAGTTCGCGGCCACGTCGGGCGAGAAGGACGCCGCCAACGTCGCAAAGCGGATGCTCGACTACGGCGTCCACCCGCCGACGACGAAGTGGCCCGAGATGGTGCCGGAGGCGATGCTCACCGAACCGACCGAGATAGAGAGCAAGAAGTCGCTCGACGACCTCGCGGCCGCGTTCAATGCCGCCGCCGGGGACGACGAGGAGACGCTGGCCGACGCGCCGTCGCGGACGACCGCCCGGCGCATCGACCAGGTGAGCGCCGCGCGCAATCCGCAACTGTCGTGGCGGGCGCTCGATGACGAGAGTGATGACGACGCATAA
- a CDS encoding cupin domain-containing protein encodes MYSRVNIADVDAHDAEAGDARVKPVGYELRPETMRPNVWTFEAGESTPYHYQKKQEELYVVLDGRFELRIEDETLELEPDDYVVVEPRAKRRLTAVERGTVLVVGAPNVKDDGVILDEE; translated from the coding sequence GTGTACTCACGAGTCAACATCGCGGACGTCGACGCACACGACGCGGAGGCGGGCGACGCCCGCGTCAAACCGGTCGGCTACGAACTGCGCCCGGAGACGATGCGACCGAACGTCTGGACGTTCGAGGCGGGCGAGTCGACGCCGTACCACTATCAGAAGAAACAAGAAGAGCTGTACGTCGTCCTCGACGGGCGATTCGAACTCCGGATAGAAGACGAGACGCTCGAACTCGAACCCGACGACTACGTGGTCGTCGAGCCACGGGCGAAGCGGCGGTTGACCGCCGTCGAGCGCGGAACCGTGCTCGTCGTCGGCGCGCCGAACGTCAAAGACGACGGTGTCATTCTCGACGAGGAGTAG
- a CDS encoding glutaredoxin family protein, with translation MSIELYALDGCPYCEKVHDALQDNDIDYETHWTEAMHSERDEVKRVSGQRGVPVLVDDERGVTMNESENILTYIETTLAR, from the coding sequence ATGTCCATCGAACTCTACGCGCTGGACGGCTGTCCGTACTGCGAGAAAGTTCACGACGCGCTGCAGGACAACGATATCGATTACGAGACGCACTGGACGGAAGCGATGCACTCCGAGCGCGACGAAGTGAAGCGCGTGAGCGGTCAGCGCGGCGTTCCGGTGCTCGTCGACGACGAGCGCGGCGTCACGATGAACGAGAGCGAGAACATTCTGACGTACATCGAGACGACGCTGGCGCGATGA
- a CDS encoding cob(I)yrinic acid a,c-diamide adenosyltransferase, whose protein sequence is MTIYTGRGDEGMTDLRNMSRVSKTSPRIEAYGTVDEANALVGTLRPTGYDDVDEILERIQNHLHIVQADFANPEPDDDDPQVREEHAEQLEQWMDEFDEELEPLQSFILPGGSESGAALHHARAVVRRAERRAVALAADEPVNEHAVTYLNRLSDALFVFGRVVNARDGEREESPTY, encoded by the coding sequence ATGACGATCTACACCGGCCGCGGCGACGAGGGGATGACCGACCTCCGGAACATGTCGCGCGTCTCGAAGACGAGTCCGCGCATCGAAGCCTACGGCACCGTCGACGAGGCGAACGCGCTCGTCGGGACGCTCCGACCGACCGGCTACGACGACGTGGACGAGATTCTCGAACGCATCCAGAACCACCTCCACATCGTCCAGGCGGACTTTGCGAACCCCGAACCGGACGATGACGACCCACAGGTGCGCGAGGAGCACGCCGAACAGTTAGAACAGTGGATGGACGAGTTCGACGAGGAGCTCGAACCGCTGCAGTCCTTCATCTTGCCCGGCGGGAGCGAGTCGGGCGCGGCGCTGCACCACGCCCGGGCAGTGGTTCGACGCGCCGAACGCCGCGCCGTTGCGCTCGCCGCCGACGAACCGGTGAACGAGCACGCGGTGACGTACCTCAATCGACTCTCCGACGCGCTGTTCGTCTTCGGTCGGGTCGTCAACGCTCGCGACGGCGAGAGAGAGGAGTCGCCGACGTACTGA
- a CDS encoding DUF7344 domain-containing protein, with protein MGETRSGRKMLEVDIGSDELEQYLKVLGSKRQRAVITVLADCDEVLDLDMLAEYVAEEVFDAPLDALGGHEVRRVKIRLHHNDLPRLDSGGLVEYDYRSQIIVPGEDIEQVSRVLQNFR; from the coding sequence ATGGGAGAAACACGCTCTGGGCGTAAGATGTTGGAGGTTGATATCGGATCGGATGAGCTTGAACAGTATCTCAAGGTCCTTGGAAGCAAACGACAGAGAGCGGTGATTACAGTCCTCGCAGACTGTGACGAAGTGCTGGATCTCGATATGTTAGCCGAATACGTCGCGGAAGAAGTATTCGACGCTCCGCTGGACGCGTTAGGCGGTCACGAGGTTCGTCGCGTCAAGATCAGGCTGCACCACAACGACCTGCCAAGATTGGACAGTGGTGGGCTCGTTGAGTACGACTATCGGAGTCAAATTATCGTTCCGGGAGAGGACATAGAGCAGGTGAGTCGCGTCTTGCAGAACTTCCGATAG
- a CDS encoding TetR family transcriptional regulator, which yields MSEDERRDPTELMRATYRALCKHRSASSTMPEIAEKSSKGKASLHYSFDGKRDLLVSFPDFPGETAEFSSPPSTARRRDGSRSVTTQTRQMIDDPVETTVVSDESPRRTEVRAE from the coding sequence ATGAGCGAAGATGAGCGAAGAGACCCCACAGAACTGATGCGCGCGACGTACCGCGCGCTCTGCAAACACAGGTCCGCATCGTCGACGATGCCGGAGATCGCCGAAAAGTCCTCGAAGGGCAAAGCGAGCCTCCACTACTCCTTCGACGGCAAGCGTGACCTGCTAGTCTCGTTTCCGGACTTTCCCGGCGAGACCGCCGAGTTCTCCTCTCCGCCGTCAACGGCGCGCAGACGAGACGGGTCGCGGTCGGTCACGACGCAGACGAGACAGATGATAGACGACCCCGTGGAGACGACCGTGGTATCGGACGAATCGCCGAGACGAACTGAGGTGCGGGCCGAGTGA
- a CDS encoding MATE family efflux transporter: MSLLDRIDSVFKGPEDVDLTSGGIVRPLFYLSLPIVLTNLLQTAYNLADTFWLGQYDTAALAAISFAFPMVFLLIAIGMGFSVAGSVLVAQHTGADDEKRAEYAASQTVTFSLLAALVLGLVGFVFVEQLLSVFGASAEVLPMATSYMQVISLGLVFMFGFFVFVALMRGYGDTVTPMLVMFGSVVLNIFLDPFLIFGFENNPLFAMLGLEGLQTTLFAATGYTGSGITGAAIATIFSRALALAVGLAIMFNGTRGVEIHLRDMAPDFGYARKLLAIGLPASVEGSGRAISINMLLIVVGLFSTNVIAAYGVGTRVLSVIFLPALAVARGVETMTGQNIGADKPDRAEKAANSAALTMFVVLSVLGVLTWFAARPIVDVFTNNQQVISIGAEFLRYVAPTFGFIGIVQSLVGSFRGAGKTVVAAIISVSMLGLIRLPVAFFGATDFGMGLGSSGIWLGFAVSNVVGGVVALLWYRRGTWRDIDLSSDRSAPTVETEPTDD; encoded by the coding sequence GTGAGCCTGCTCGACCGCATCGACAGCGTGTTCAAAGGCCCGGAGGACGTCGACCTCACTTCGGGCGGCATTGTGAGACCGCTGTTCTACCTCTCGTTGCCCATCGTCCTCACGAACCTGCTGCAGACGGCGTACAACCTCGCCGACACGTTCTGGCTGGGCCAGTACGACACCGCCGCACTCGCGGCCATCAGTTTCGCGTTCCCGATGGTGTTTCTGCTCATCGCCATCGGCATGGGCTTCTCCGTCGCCGGGAGCGTCCTCGTCGCCCAACACACGGGCGCGGACGACGAGAAACGAGCCGAGTACGCGGCGTCGCAGACGGTGACGTTCTCGCTTCTCGCCGCGCTCGTCCTTGGACTGGTCGGGTTCGTCTTCGTCGAGCAACTGCTGAGCGTCTTCGGCGCCTCGGCTGAGGTGCTCCCGATGGCGACGAGTTACATGCAGGTTATCTCGCTCGGCCTCGTGTTCATGTTCGGCTTCTTCGTCTTCGTCGCGCTGATGCGCGGCTACGGCGACACCGTCACGCCGATGCTCGTCATGTTCGGCTCCGTCGTCCTCAACATCTTCCTCGATCCGTTTCTCATCTTCGGGTTCGAGAACAATCCCCTCTTTGCGATGCTCGGGCTCGAGGGCCTCCAGACGACGCTCTTTGCGGCGACAGGCTACACCGGGTCGGGCATCACCGGCGCCGCGATCGCAACCATCTTCTCGCGGGCGCTGGCGCTGGCCGTCGGGTTGGCTATCATGTTCAACGGAACCCGCGGCGTAGAGATCCACCTCCGCGACATGGCTCCGGACTTCGGCTACGCGCGGAAACTCCTCGCCATCGGCCTCCCGGCGTCCGTCGAGGGCTCCGGCCGCGCCATCTCCATCAACATGCTGCTTATTGTCGTCGGGCTGTTCTCGACGAACGTCATCGCCGCCTACGGCGTCGGGACGCGGGTGCTGTCGGTCATCTTCCTGCCGGCGCTCGCCGTCGCCCGTGGCGTCGAGACGATGACCGGCCAGAACATCGGCGCGGACAAACCCGACCGCGCAGAGAAGGCCGCCAACAGCGCCGCACTGACGATGTTCGTCGTTCTCTCGGTGTTGGGTGTTCTTACCTGGTTCGCCGCCCGTCCCATCGTGGATGTCTTCACCAACAACCAGCAGGTCATCAGCATCGGCGCGGAGTTCCTCCGGTACGTCGCACCGACGTTCGGCTTCATCGGCATCGTCCAGTCGCTCGTCGGAAGTTTCCGCGGCGCGGGCAAGACGGTCGTCGCCGCCATCATCTCGGTGTCGATGCTCGGCCTCATCCGCCTCCCGGTGGCGTTTTTCGGAGCGACCGACTTCGGGATGGGTCTCGGATCGTCCGGTATCTGGCTCGGCTTCGCCGTCTCGAACGTCGTCGGAGGGGTCGTCGCACTCCTCTGGTACCGCCGCGGGACGTGGCGCGACATCGACCTCTCGTCGGACCGGAGCGCTCCTACCGTCGAGACCGAGCCGACCGACGACTGA
- a CDS encoding DUF7577 domain-containing protein translates to MELLFRVLVAGFVVVAPSALFLGLWHGLHRLRDDRLVERLLDETDDQEPNAGGGFVLTPTARRSHRSGSVACAACGTPNPRGVRFCHDCLSKLDAA, encoded by the coding sequence ATGGAACTGCTGTTCAGAGTGCTGGTGGCCGGATTCGTCGTCGTCGCCCCGTCGGCGCTGTTTCTCGGCCTCTGGCACGGATTACACCGACTCCGGGACGACCGCCTCGTCGAACGGTTGCTCGACGAGACCGACGACCAGGAGCCGAACGCCGGGGGCGGCTTCGTGCTGACGCCGACGGCACGACGCAGTCACAGGTCGGGGTCCGTCGCCTGCGCGGCCTGCGGAACGCCGAACCCGCGCGGGGTTCGCTTCTGTCACGACTGTCTGTCGAAACTCGACGCGGCGTAG